One region of Salvelinus sp. IW2-2015 linkage group LG6.1, ASM291031v2, whole genome shotgun sequence genomic DNA includes:
- the LOC111965033 gene encoding annexin A2 isoform X1: protein MEALLKSMQNTSPKASSHAMWWGTLGTVRPFPNFNSEKDAREIQTALESKASDVNTLVRILTNRNNAQRQSIAESYHNLTQKELCPALKKALSGGPEQLMLGLMMTPSQFDAHRLRQTMEGIGTDEESLLAVLCTKSPQQLKDATIAYKQEFGRYLENDLISETSKDFTKLVLAILKKEELNSKEMVDDQLIDQDVKALNDNVNGKKKDPAPWIQVLTTRDSNHLNRVLSRLEDLRGETVDKTVQSHFSGDLRLGFRTLVGSIRSIPLFLAQRLHSNIKKGSLVQGILISHSEEDLLCVRIEYRRLTNTSLYSTLQKEYKGEMQQALLALCRSEDL, encoded by the exons ATGGAAGCTCTGCTGAAGTCTATGCAAAATACCTCTCCCAAAGCAAGT TCTCATGCGATGTGGTGGGGTACACTGGGCACTGTGCGACCCTTCCCCAACTTCAACTCAGAGAAGGACGCCCGCGAAATTCAAACTGCCTTGGAGAGCAAAG CCAGTGACGTGAACACTCTGGTGAGAATCCTGACCAATCGAAACAATGCTCAGAGACAGAGCATCGCGGAGTCCTACCATAACCTCACACAGAAG GAGTTATGTCCTGCCCTGAagaaagctctgtcaggtgggcCGGAGCAACTCATGCTGGGGCTGATGATGACCCCCTCTCAGTTTGACGCCCATCGCCTCAGACAGACCATGGAG GGTATTGGTACAGATGAAGAGAGTCTATTGGCTGTGTTGTGTACCAAATCACCACAGCAGCTTAAAGATGCCACTATTGCCTACAAACAGG AGTTTGGACGTTACTTGGAGAATGATCTTATCAGTGAGACTAGTAAAGACTTCACTAAGCTGGTACTGGCCATACTCAAG AAGGAGGAGCTGAATTCAAAGGAGATGGTTGATGATCAGCTCATTGACCAGGATGTTAAG gcactgAATGATAATGTGAATGGTAAGAAAAAGGACCCAGCCCCCTGGATTCAGGTGTTAACCAcgagagactcaaaccatctcaaCAGAG tgCTATCCAGGTTGGAGGATCTGAGAGGGGAGACTGTGGATAAAACAGTACAGAGTCACTTCTCTGGGGACCTGAGGCTTGGCTTCCGCACTCTGG TTGGCTCCATCCGAAGTATTCCTTTGTTCCTGGCCCAGCGTCTACACAGCAACATTAAG AAAGGCAGTTTGGTGCAGGGGATTCTTATCAGCCACAGTGAAGAGGACCTCCTCTGTGTGAGAATCGAGTATCGCAGACTGACCAACACTTCACTCTACTCTACATTGCAG AAAGAATACAAAGGAGAGATGCAGCAGGCTCTCCTAGCCTTGTGTCGATCTGAAGACCTGTAA
- the LOC111965033 gene encoding annexin A2 isoform X2, whose amino-acid sequence MWWGTLGTVRPFPNFNSEKDAREIQTALESKASDVNTLVRILTNRNNAQRQSIAESYHNLTQKELCPALKKALSGGPEQLMLGLMMTPSQFDAHRLRQTMEGIGTDEESLLAVLCTKSPQQLKDATIAYKQEFGRYLENDLISETSKDFTKLVLAILKKEELNSKEMVDDQLIDQDVKALNDNVNGKKKDPAPWIQVLTTRDSNHLNRVLSRLEDLRGETVDKTVQSHFSGDLRLGFRTLVGSIRSIPLFLAQRLHSNIKKGSLVQGILISHSEEDLLCVRIEYRRLTNTSLYSTLQKEYKGEMQQALLALCRSEDL is encoded by the exons ATGTGGTGGGGTACACTGGGCACTGTGCGACCCTTCCCCAACTTCAACTCAGAGAAGGACGCCCGCGAAATTCAAACTGCCTTGGAGAGCAAAG CCAGTGACGTGAACACTCTGGTGAGAATCCTGACCAATCGAAACAATGCTCAGAGACAGAGCATCGCGGAGTCCTACCATAACCTCACACAGAAG GAGTTATGTCCTGCCCTGAagaaagctctgtcaggtgggcCGGAGCAACTCATGCTGGGGCTGATGATGACCCCCTCTCAGTTTGACGCCCATCGCCTCAGACAGACCATGGAG GGTATTGGTACAGATGAAGAGAGTCTATTGGCTGTGTTGTGTACCAAATCACCACAGCAGCTTAAAGATGCCACTATTGCCTACAAACAGG AGTTTGGACGTTACTTGGAGAATGATCTTATCAGTGAGACTAGTAAAGACTTCACTAAGCTGGTACTGGCCATACTCAAG AAGGAGGAGCTGAATTCAAAGGAGATGGTTGATGATCAGCTCATTGACCAGGATGTTAAG gcactgAATGATAATGTGAATGGTAAGAAAAAGGACCCAGCCCCCTGGATTCAGGTGTTAACCAcgagagactcaaaccatctcaaCAGAG tgCTATCCAGGTTGGAGGATCTGAGAGGGGAGACTGTGGATAAAACAGTACAGAGTCACTTCTCTGGGGACCTGAGGCTTGGCTTCCGCACTCTGG TTGGCTCCATCCGAAGTATTCCTTTGTTCCTGGCCCAGCGTCTACACAGCAACATTAAG AAAGGCAGTTTGGTGCAGGGGATTCTTATCAGCCACAGTGAAGAGGACCTCCTCTGTGTGAGAATCGAGTATCGCAGACTGACCAACACTTCACTCTACTCTACATTGCAG AAAGAATACAAAGGAGAGATGCAGCAGGCTCTCCTAGCCTTGTGTCGATCTGAAGACCTGTAA